In Pleurocapsa sp. PCC 7319, the following are encoded in one genomic region:
- a CDS encoding DUF1997 domain-containing protein, producing MYVSFKTSESVQISLKDEETPIQHYLRQPKRLVKAIADPRLMKQISDDLFELKMRPINFMEMYHFQPIVLLKVWSGSNGSVYLKSEGCQIKGIDYINRRFSLKLKGILDAQEVEGETTLSGQADLEVGVELPAALMLTPKPFLEVAGNQLLKSVLVRIKQKLVTQLIQDYRTWASQEIQLKPQLKPMSSSELSPDLGF from the coding sequence ATGTACGTAAGTTTCAAAACATCAGAATCAGTTCAGATATCGCTCAAAGACGAAGAAACACCTATACAGCATTATTTACGCCAACCTAAAAGGTTAGTTAAGGCGATCGCCGATCCACGATTAATGAAACAGATATCTGATGATTTGTTTGAATTGAAAATGCGACCCATCAACTTTATGGAAATGTACCATTTTCAACCAATTGTATTGCTCAAAGTATGGTCTGGCTCTAACGGAAGTGTATATTTGAAATCTGAAGGTTGTCAAATCAAAGGAATTGATTATATAAATCGACGTTTTTCTCTTAAATTAAAAGGTATTTTAGATGCTCAAGAAGTTGAAGGAGAGACAACTTTATCAGGGCAAGCAGATTTAGAGGTAGGAGTAGAATTACCTGCAGCATTAATGCTTACTCCTAAACCATTCTTAGAAGTAGCAGGTAATCAACTTCTCAAAAGTGTTTTAGTCAGAATTAAACAAAAACTAGTTACTCAGCTAATTCAGGATTATCGTACTTGGGCATCTCAAGAGATCCAGCTAAAACCCCAGCTAAAACCAATGTCTTCGAGTGAATTGTCCCCCGATCTTGGATTTTAA
- the pheA gene encoding prephenate dehydratase, with protein MTLSLAYLGPTGTNSETAALAYSNWLTSSRQQKSTLCPYPSIVLALRSVTQGEVSQAVVPIENSIEGSVTVVLDTLWQSNNLQVHQELTIPIFHGLLSYASSLEQIKTVYSHPQGLAQCQKWLENFLPQVQLIPAKSTTEGIKFLQDDPTAAAVSSPRAAELYQVPLLAPDIKDRPDNCTRFWIVSSEKSDRGNYLSLAFSLPENAPGALVKALKIFAQKEINLSKIESRPSKRLLGEYIFFIDLEGNSQAPKIKEALSELSECTEILKIFGNYSKLDNLSSELGVIS; from the coding sequence ATGACGCTTTCACTTGCTTATCTAGGTCCAACGGGGACTAATTCGGAAACTGCTGCTCTAGCATACTCTAACTGGTTAACTAGTAGTCGACAGCAAAAATCTACCCTATGTCCCTATCCCAGTATTGTTTTAGCTTTAAGATCTGTAACTCAAGGGGAAGTTTCTCAAGCAGTAGTACCTATAGAAAATTCTATTGAAGGAAGTGTAACGGTTGTTCTGGATACTCTTTGGCAATCGAATAATTTGCAAGTGCATCAGGAGTTGACTATTCCCATTTTTCATGGGTTGTTATCCTATGCTTCATCTCTAGAACAGATTAAAACAGTCTATTCTCATCCTCAAGGTTTGGCTCAATGCCAAAAATGGTTAGAAAATTTTTTACCCCAAGTTCAGCTTATTCCTGCCAAATCTACTACTGAGGGCATAAAATTCCTCCAAGATGATCCAACTGCAGCTGCAGTGTCTTCTCCCAGAGCTGCTGAACTGTATCAAGTTCCATTACTAGCACCAGATATTAAAGATCGACCTGATAACTGTACTCGTTTTTGGATTGTTAGTTCTGAAAAAAGCGATCGGGGAAATTATCTTTCCTTAGCATTTAGCTTGCCAGAAAATGCTCCTGGAGCTTTGGTTAAAGCACTAAAAATTTTTGCTCAAAAAGAAATTAATTTGAGCAAAATTGAATCCCGTCCCAGCAAACGCTTGTTAGGAGAGTACATATTTTTTATTGATCTAGAAGGTAATTCTCAAGCTCCTAAAATAAAAGAAGCTTTAAGCGAATTATCCGAATGTACAGAGATTTTAAAAATATTTGGTAACTACAGTAAACTAGATAATCTGAGTTCGGAATTAGGAGTTATAAGTTAG
- a CDS encoding Crp/Fnr family transcriptional regulator, with amino-acid sequence MTASEAKEQYQQMRNALGSWVNLSNDQWRQLAKIFQSRTVNHREHIMLPDTAVHEIYFVCHGLLRFYYLSDDGVESNKAFIPENTFAGSLAALALNLPVLYGIQALEPTTYLVAQFSDFVALFEQDPVFERLGRKFAEWLLIRKELRTRSLLQQQAQQRYLTFAQDYPELVVRIPQYHIASYLGITEVSLSRIKRSLKQESAI; translated from the coding sequence ATGACTGCATCAGAAGCTAAGGAACAATATCAACAGATGCGTAATGCTCTTGGTTCCTGGGTTAACTTGAGTAATGATCAATGGAGACAGCTAGCAAAAATATTTCAAAGCAGAACAGTCAATCATCGCGAACATATTATGTTACCAGATACCGCAGTCCATGAAATTTACTTTGTCTGTCATGGCTTACTGCGCTTTTATTATTTAAGTGATGACGGTGTGGAGTCGAATAAGGCTTTTATTCCAGAAAATACCTTTGCTGGTTCTCTAGCAGCATTAGCCCTCAATTTGCCTGTTCTTTACGGTATTCAAGCCCTAGAACCCACAACATATCTAGTGGCTCAGTTTAGTGATTTTGTGGCTTTATTTGAGCAAGATCCTGTATTTGAAAGATTGGGTCGCAAATTTGCTGAATGGTTACTGATACGCAAAGAATTACGGACGCGTAGCTTACTGCAACAGCAAGCTCAACAAAGATATTTGACTTTTGCTCAAGATTATCCTGAATTAGTTGTACGAATACCTCAATATCATATTGCCTCTTATTTAGGAATTACTGAAGTTTCATTGTCTCGGATTAAGCGATCGCTTAAACAGGAATCAGCTATCTGA